The following proteins are co-located in the Pseudomonas antarctica genome:
- a CDS encoding rhodanese-like domain-containing protein — MPDFSGLPLVIESSDLLGQLDAEHLILVDLTSAARYAEGHIPGAHFVDPKRTQLGQPPAPGLLPNKADLEKLFGELGHTPDATYVVYDDEGGGWAGRFIWLLDVIGHQKYHYLDGGLLAWLDGQHPVSTEVPAPVGGPVSLTLHEGPTATREYLQSRLGAADLGIWDARGPLEYSGEKVLAAKGGHIPGAVNFEWTAGMDKARNLRIRRDMPQILEDLGLTKDKEIITHCQTHHRSGFTYLVAKALGYPRVKGYAGSWGEWGNHPDTPVEI, encoded by the coding sequence ATGCCTGACTTCTCTGGCTTGCCGCTGGTGATCGAATCCAGCGACCTGCTCGGTCAACTGGATGCCGAACACCTGATTCTGGTGGACCTCACCAGTGCCGCCCGCTACGCCGAAGGGCATATCCCCGGCGCGCATTTCGTTGACCCCAAGCGCACCCAACTGGGCCAACCGCCCGCGCCGGGTTTGCTGCCGAACAAGGCCGACCTGGAAAAACTGTTCGGCGAACTGGGGCACACCCCGGATGCCACCTACGTGGTCTACGACGACGAAGGCGGCGGCTGGGCCGGGCGTTTTATCTGGCTGCTCGACGTGATCGGACACCAGAAATACCACTACCTGGACGGCGGCCTGCTGGCGTGGCTGGACGGCCAACACCCGGTATCCACCGAGGTACCGGCCCCTGTCGGTGGCCCGGTCAGCCTGACCTTGCACGAAGGCCCCACGGCCACGCGCGAATACCTGCAAAGCCGCCTCGGCGCAGCCGACCTGGGTATCTGGGACGCACGCGGCCCGCTGGAGTATTCCGGTGAAAAGGTCCTCGCCGCCAAAGGGGGTCACATCCCCGGCGCGGTGAACTTCGAATGGACCGCCGGCATGGACAAGGCGCGCAACCTGCGTATCCGCCGCGACATGCCGCAAATCCTCGAAGACCTCGGCCTGACCAAAGACAAAGAAATCATCACCCACTGCCAGACTCACCACCGCTCTGGCTTCACCTACCTGGTGGCCAAGGCGCTCGGTTATCCGCGAGTCAAAGGTTATGCCGGTTCCTGGGGCGAATGGGGCAACCACCCCGACACCCCCGTTGAGATTTAA
- a CDS encoding HDOD domain-containing protein, translating to MANETTVPTAKPTTLAAWIKRLDDVPLPVPQASHERVCKAIRDSRSSLRDIAELMQNSPALVLSVMREANSHTHNSMAEPAENLEVALNRLGLKRAEELLARLPSVPANEIPLALRQLLLVSQHASQQASGLFASRLARLWQDIHWGSLLFLSPLWPLAVAYPKLLEEWELRVIHKGQSAYKVERELFGVRLLDLCLGLTEAWHLPIWVSQGYNLLLTEQRLLVKALHIAREDDALRQQQLLDAEPNLRRWLNQPANTVLLANGLAMSAQESWTCPHAERWQYLTALYLQEPLSDVQQQVHQQAVASARTTLMPDLWHPALSLIWPWHVQKIHRGLLPAPPPTAEALAVWRKRCTELLVEPSRFANAMHLTTCAKEALVASGMQRVLLFMADRALSTLRVHQADGLPRDAASLSLDVVNSTLLQRLLEKPAQVRLTPDNHAQFSALLPPVLRRLFTGEHLLLRSLSCNGRVVMLMVADQGGGPFSETTVQAFGKTAQCIEKALHSFTNRSA from the coding sequence ATGGCAAATGAAACGACAGTACCCACTGCAAAACCCACCACACTCGCCGCTTGGATAAAGCGTCTGGACGACGTGCCGCTGCCCGTGCCTCAGGCCAGTCACGAGCGCGTGTGCAAAGCCATTCGCGACAGCCGCAGCTCATTGCGAGACATTGCCGAGCTGATGCAAAACAGCCCGGCGCTGGTGCTCAGCGTGATGCGCGAGGCCAACAGCCATACGCACAACAGCATGGCGGAACCGGCGGAAAACCTCGAAGTGGCGCTTAACCGTCTCGGTTTGAAACGCGCCGAAGAACTGCTGGCGCGACTGCCCTCGGTTCCAGCCAATGAAATCCCCTTGGCCCTGCGCCAACTGCTGCTGGTGAGCCAACACGCGTCCCAGCAAGCCAGCGGTTTGTTCGCCAGCCGCCTGGCGCGTTTGTGGCAAGACATCCACTGGGGCAGCCTGCTGTTTCTGTCCCCGCTATGGCCATTGGCCGTCGCGTATCCCAAGCTCCTGGAAGAATGGGAACTGCGGGTTATCCATAAAGGCCAGTCGGCTTACAAGGTCGAGCGGGAGCTGTTCGGTGTGCGCCTGCTGGACTTGTGCCTCGGCTTGACCGAAGCCTGGCACCTGCCGATCTGGGTCTCCCAGGGCTATAACCTGCTGCTGACCGAGCAGCGCTTGCTGGTCAAGGCGCTGCACATCGCCCGTGAAGATGACGCGCTGCGCCAGCAGCAATTACTGGATGCCGAACCCAACCTGCGCCGCTGGCTCAACCAGCCGGCGAACACCGTGCTGCTGGCCAACGGCCTGGCGATGTCGGCCCAGGAATCGTGGACCTGCCCGCACGCCGAGCGCTGGCAATACCTCACCGCGCTGTACTTGCAGGAGCCGTTGAGTGACGTGCAGCAGCAGGTTCACCAGCAAGCGGTGGCCAGCGCCCGCACCACCCTGATGCCCGATCTTTGGCACCCGGCGCTGTCGCTGATCTGGCCGTGGCATGTACAGAAAATTCATCGCGGCTTGTTGCCTGCACCGCCGCCCACCGCCGAAGCATTGGCCGTGTGGCGCAAGCGCTGTACCGAATTGCTGGTCGAGCCGAGCCGCTTTGCCAACGCCATGCACCTGACTACGTGCGCCAAAGAAGCCCTGGTCGCCAGCGGCATGCAACGGGTGTTGCTGTTTATGGCGGACCGCGCCCTGAGCACCTTGCGCGTGCATCAAGCCGACGGTTTGCCCAGGGACGCCGCGAGCCTGAGCCTGGATGTGGTCAACAGCACGCTGCTGCAGCGCCTGCTGGAAAAGCCCGCCCAGGTGCGCCTCACGCCGGACAATCACGCGCAGTTTTCCGCGCTGTTACCGCCAGTCCTGCGTCGCCTGTTTACCGGCGAACACCTGCTGTTGCGCTCCCTGAGCTGTAACGGTCGCGTGGTGATGCTGATGGTCGCCGACCAGGGCGGCGGCCCCTTCTCGGAAACCACCGTGCAGGCATTCGGCAAAACCGCCCAATGCATCGAGAAAGCGCTGCACAGCTTTACCAACCGCAGCGCCTGA
- the motA gene encoding flagellar motor stator protein MotA, giving the protein MAKIIGIIVVIASVLGGYVLSHGKIAALIQPFEVMIIGGAALGAFLQANPGYMTMHVIKKSLGMFSSRFSHTFYLEVLGLIFEILNKSRREGMMAIEGDIEDAAASPIFAKYPAVLKDERMTAYICDYLRIMSSGNMAPHELEGLFDMELFSLKEELEHPSHAVTGVADAMPGFGIVAAVLGIVVTMASLGEGDQKAIGMHVGAALVGTFFGILAAYGFFGPLATCLAHDAKEEVNLYEAIKACLVASASGMPPSLAVEFGRKVLYPKHRPSFSELEQAVRGR; this is encoded by the coding sequence ATGGCTAAAATTATCGGCATCATCGTCGTCATCGCAAGCGTGCTCGGTGGGTACGTCCTGTCCCACGGTAAAATTGCTGCGCTGATCCAGCCCTTCGAAGTGATGATTATCGGCGGTGCGGCCTTGGGTGCATTCTTGCAGGCCAACCCCGGCTACATGACCATGCATGTGATCAAGAAGTCGCTGGGCATGTTCAGCTCGCGTTTCTCTCACACCTTCTACCTGGAAGTACTGGGTCTGATATTCGAGATCCTCAACAAGAGCCGCCGCGAAGGCATGATGGCCATCGAAGGCGATATCGAAGACGCCGCCGCCAGCCCGATTTTCGCCAAGTACCCGGCCGTGCTCAAAGATGAGCGCATGACCGCCTACATCTGTGATTACCTGCGCATCATGTCCTCCGGCAACATGGCGCCTCACGAGCTGGAAGGCTTGTTCGACATGGAGCTGTTCAGCCTTAAAGAAGAGTTGGAACACCCTTCGCACGCCGTGACCGGCGTTGCTGACGCCATGCCCGGGTTTGGTATTGTCGCGGCGGTACTCGGTATTGTGGTGACCATGGCGTCCCTGGGCGAAGGCGACCAGAAGGCCATTGGCATGCACGTGGGTGCGGCCCTCGTCGGTACCTTCTTCGGTATTCTGGCGGCCTATGGTTTCTTTGGACCGCTCGCTACCTGCCTGGCCCATGATGCCAAGGAAGAGGTCAACCTCTACGAAGCGATCAAGGCGTGCCTGGTGGCTTCGGCGTCCGGTATGCCGCCATCGCTGGCGGTGGAGTTCGGGCGCAAGGTGCTGTACCCGAAACATCGCCCAAGTTTTTCCGAGCTGGAACAAGCGGTTCGCGGTCGCTAA
- the motB gene encoding flagellar motor protein MotB, with product MENNQPIIIKRVKRFAAGHHGGAWKIAFADFATAMMAFFLVLWLMSTATPEQKIAIAGYFKDPIGFSESGTPFVIDLGGSPQLAPERTINPEVKTESPQENIPIERDTVESMAEQVEKERLELLLQELQTKVEENPQLLKFKDQISFEITPEGLRIQITDAANRPMFDSGSARLKPYFEDILLAMADTIKAVPNKISISGHTDAKPYAGQGDFGNWELSANRANAARRALVAGSYPDPQVARVVGFASSQLFDPKDPFNPINRRIDIVVLTKKAQRAIEGDQGAAPSAPTQGAGAPGEVPADPNAIPPGQEPLPAHELRQKLNLFDDGGVKDPTAPAPAPGS from the coding sequence ATGGAAAACAACCAGCCGATAATCATCAAGCGCGTCAAGCGCTTCGCTGCGGGGCACCATGGTGGCGCATGGAAAATCGCCTTCGCCGACTTCGCGACGGCGATGATGGCGTTCTTTCTGGTGCTGTGGTTGATGTCGACCGCTACGCCGGAACAAAAAATCGCCATCGCCGGTTACTTCAAGGACCCGATAGGCTTTTCGGAGAGTGGTACGCCCTTTGTGATTGACCTGGGCGGCTCGCCGCAGCTGGCGCCTGAGCGCACCATCAACCCCGAGGTCAAGACCGAATCGCCGCAGGAAAACATCCCGATCGAGCGCGACACTGTCGAGAGCATGGCCGAGCAGGTCGAGAAAGAGCGCCTCGAGTTGTTGCTGCAGGAACTGCAGACCAAGGTTGAAGAAAACCCGCAGCTGTTGAAATTCAAGGATCAGATTTCCTTCGAGATCACGCCGGAAGGCTTGCGCATCCAGATCACCGACGCCGCCAACCGGCCGATGTTCGACTCCGGCAGTGCGCGTTTGAAACCGTACTTTGAAGACATCCTGCTGGCCATGGCCGACACGATCAAAGCGGTGCCGAACAAGATCAGCATCAGTGGCCACACCGACGCCAAGCCGTATGCAGGCCAGGGCGACTTCGGCAACTGGGAGCTTTCGGCCAACCGTGCCAACGCTGCCCGGCGTGCGCTGGTGGCGGGCAGCTATCCGGACCCGCAAGTGGCGCGCGTGGTGGGTTTTGCCTCCTCGCAGCTGTTCGATCCCAAGGACCCGTTCAACCCGATCAACCGTCGGATCGATATCGTGGTGCTGACCAAAAAAGCCCAGCGTGCGATCGAAGGCGATCAAGGCGCGGCCCCATCGGCACCGACCCAAGGTGCCGGTGCGCCAGGCGAAGTGCCGGCTGATCCGAACGCCATTCCACCAGGTCAGGAGCCGTTGCCTGCCCATGAGCTGCGGCAGAAGCTGAACCTGTTTGATGATGGCGGGGTGAAAGATCCTACGGCGCCTGCACCGGCGCCCGGCTCGTAA
- the rsgA gene encoding small ribosomal subunit biogenesis GTPase RsgA, whose translation MAKRQLNRRQNWRIEKIQGERAARAAKRESSAVEALEGGDLGPEQTGLVIAHFGVQVEVEALEGELAGSVSRCHLRANLPALVTGDKVVWRAGNQGIGVIVAQLPRTTELRRPDSRGQLKPVAANVDMIVIVFAPLPEPHANLIDRYLVAAEHAGIRPLLLLNKFDLIDEQNAPALNALLAVYRTLGYPVLEVSAHHGNGMEQLQQQLDGRISVFVGQSGVGKSSLVNSLLPEVDTRVGPLSELSGQGTHTTTTARLFHFPGGGELIDSPGIREFGLGHVSRSDVEAGFIEFNDLIGTCRFRDCKHDREPGCALLKALEDGRVQQQRMNSYRSIIASLPESSY comes from the coding sequence ATGGCCAAACGCCAGCTCAATCGTCGCCAAAACTGGCGCATCGAAAAGATTCAAGGTGAACGCGCCGCCCGCGCCGCCAAACGTGAATCCTCCGCCGTAGAAGCGCTCGAGGGCGGCGACCTGGGCCCCGAACAAACGGGCCTGGTGATCGCACACTTTGGTGTGCAGGTCGAAGTCGAGGCGCTGGAAGGCGAACTCGCGGGTTCTGTTTCCCGTTGCCACTTGCGCGCCAACCTGCCTGCGCTGGTGACCGGCGACAAGGTCGTGTGGCGTGCCGGCAACCAAGGCATCGGCGTAATCGTCGCCCAGTTGCCACGCACCACCGAACTGCGTCGGCCTGACAGCCGCGGGCAGCTCAAGCCGGTGGCCGCCAACGTCGACATGATCGTGATCGTGTTCGCGCCGCTGCCCGAGCCACATGCCAACCTGATCGACCGCTATTTGGTTGCAGCCGAGCATGCCGGCATTCGCCCGTTGTTGCTGCTGAACAAATTCGACCTGATCGACGAGCAGAACGCCCCGGCGCTCAATGCGTTGCTGGCGGTCTATCGCACCCTGGGTTACCCGGTGCTGGAAGTCTCGGCGCATCACGGCAACGGCATGGAACAGCTGCAACAGCAGTTGGACGGGCGCATCAGTGTGTTTGTCGGCCAGTCGGGCGTGGGCAAATCGTCGCTGGTCAACAGCCTGCTGCCGGAAGTCGACACCCGTGTCGGCCCGCTGTCGGAGCTGTCCGGCCAGGGTACCCACACCACCACCACCGCACGATTGTTCCATTTCCCCGGCGGCGGTGAACTGATCGACTCCCCAGGCATTCGTGAATTCGGCCTCGGCCACGTCAGCCGCAGCGATGTGGAAGCGGGCTTCATCGAATTCAACGACCTGATCGGCACCTGCCGCTTCCGCGACTGCAAACACGACCGCGAGCCGGGCTGTGCACTGCTCAAGGCCCTGGAAGATGGCCGCGTACAGCAGCAGCGCATGAACAGCTATCGTTCGATTATTGCGAGCTTGCCCGAGAGCAGTTACTAA
- the orn gene encoding oligoribonuclease gives MQNPQNLIWIDLEMTGLNPDTDVIIEMATIVTDSNLNTLAEGPVIAIHHSDAVLATMDEWNTRTHGNSGLTQRVRDSRISMAEAEAETIAFLEKWVPKGKSPICGNSICQDRRFLYTHMKGLESYFHYRNLDVSTLKELAARWAPEVKDSFHKGSTHLALDDIRESIAELQHYRKHFIKA, from the coding sequence ATGCAAAACCCACAGAACCTGATTTGGATCGATCTGGAAATGACCGGTCTGAACCCCGACACCGACGTCATCATCGAGATGGCGACCATTGTCACCGACAGCAACCTCAACACCTTGGCTGAAGGTCCGGTGATCGCCATCCATCACAGCGACGCCGTACTCGCCACCATGGACGAGTGGAACACCCGCACCCACGGCAACTCCGGGCTGACCCAGCGCGTGCGCGACAGCCGTATCAGCATGGCTGAAGCTGAAGCCGAAACCATCGCCTTCCTGGAAAAATGGGTGCCCAAGGGCAAGTCGCCGATCTGCGGCAACAGCATCTGCCAGGACCGCCGCTTCCTTTATACGCACATGAAGGGGTTGGAAAGCTACTTCCACTATCGCAACCTGGATGTGTCCACCTTGAAAGAGCTGGCCGCACGCTGGGCGCCGGAAGTTAAGGACAGCTTCCATAAAGGCAGCACTCACTTGGCACTGGACGATATCCGCGAATCGATCGCCGAGCTGCAGCATTATCGCAAGCATTTCATCAAGGCTTGA
- a CDS encoding trimeric intracellular cation channel family protein encodes MMLLMLYLIAITAEAMTGALSAGRRGMDWFGVVLIACVTALGGGSVRDVLLGHYPLTWVKHPEYLVLTSIAALVTIFIAPLMRHLRSLFLALDAVGLVAFTLIGCMTALEMGHGMLVASVSGVITGVFGGILRDIFCNDIPLIFRRELYASVSFLAAWFYMLCLYLELPSEQAILLTLFSGFLLRLLAIRFHWEMPKFVYNDDVH; translated from the coding sequence ATCATGCTGTTGATGCTCTACCTCATCGCCATCACCGCCGAAGCCATGACCGGTGCCCTGTCCGCCGGTCGGCGCGGCATGGACTGGTTTGGCGTGGTGCTGATCGCCTGCGTCACGGCGCTGGGCGGCGGTTCGGTGCGTGATGTGTTGTTGGGGCATTACCCGCTGACCTGGGTCAAGCACCCGGAATACCTAGTGTTGACTTCGATCGCCGCGCTGGTGACGATCTTTATTGCGCCGCTGATGCGTCACCTGCGTTCGCTGTTCCTGGCGCTGGATGCGGTGGGGCTGGTGGCCTTCACCTTGATTGGCTGCATGACGGCGCTGGAAATGGGCCACGGCATGCTGGTGGCCTCGGTCAGCGGCGTCATCACCGGGGTTTTCGGCGGCATCCTGCGGGATATCTTCTGCAACGACATCCCACTGATCTTCCGTCGTGAGCTGTATGCCAGCGTGTCGTTCCTCGCCGCCTGGTTCTACATGCTGTGCCTGTACCTGGAACTGCCCAGCGAGCAGGCAATTTTGCTCACCTTGTTCAGCGGCTTTCTACTGCGCCTGCTGGCGATCCGTTTTCACTGGGAAATGCCCAAATTCGTCTACAACGACGACGTGCACTAG
- the queG gene encoding tRNA epoxyqueuosine(34) reductase QueG, translating to MPAITTDLPALAQSIKDWGRELGFQQVGISGLDLAEHEQHLQRWLDAGYHGEMEYMGAHGSKRSHPDELVPGTLRVVSLRMDYLPGDTQMAQLLAKPEKAYISRYALGRDYHKLIRKRVQQLADRIQAQIGPFGFRAFVDSAPVLEKAIAEQAGLGWIGKNTLVLNRKAGSYFFLSELFVDLPLPVDAPHTTEHCGRCTACLDICPTNAFVGPYVLDARRCISYLTIELKSAIPEDLRPLIGNRVFGCDDCQIVCPWNRFARATDEGDFKPRHNLDNAELAELFMWDEDKFLSSTEGSPLRRAGYERWLRNLAVGLGNAPSSIPVLEALKARRDYPSDLVREHVEWALNQHATR from the coding sequence ATGCCTGCCATCACCACCGATCTGCCCGCCCTCGCCCAATCGATCAAAGACTGGGGCCGTGAACTGGGCTTTCAACAAGTCGGCATCAGCGGCCTGGACCTGGCCGAGCATGAGCAGCACCTGCAACGCTGGCTCGACGCGGGCTACCACGGCGAGATGGAATACATGGGCGCCCATGGCAGCAAACGCTCCCATCCCGATGAACTGGTGCCGGGCACTCTGCGCGTGGTGTCGCTGCGCATGGATTATCTGCCAGGCGACACCCAAATGGCGCAACTGCTGGCAAAGCCAGAGAAAGCCTACATCTCCCGTTACGCCCTGGGCCGGGATTATCACAAGCTGATCCGCAAACGCGTGCAGCAACTGGCTGACCGCATTCAGGCGCAGATCGGCCCGTTCGGCTTTCGCGCCTTTGTCGACAGCGCGCCGGTGCTGGAAAAAGCCATCGCCGAACAGGCAGGCCTGGGCTGGATCGGCAAAAACACCCTGGTACTCAATCGCAAGGCCGGCAGTTATTTCTTCTTGAGCGAACTGTTTGTCGATTTGCCCCTGCCGGTTGACGCCCCTCACACCACCGAACATTGCGGCCGCTGCACGGCCTGCCTGGACATCTGCCCCACCAACGCCTTCGTCGGCCCCTATGTACTGGATGCACGACGCTGCATTTCCTACCTGACCATCGAGCTCAAGAGCGCAATCCCGGAAGACCTGCGCCCCCTGATCGGCAATCGCGTGTTCGGCTGTGATGACTGTCAGATCGTTTGCCCGTGGAATCGTTTCGCCCGCGCTACCGACGAAGGTGATTTCAAGCCACGGCATAATCTGGATAACGCAGAGCTGGCTGAACTGTTTATGTGGGACGAGGATAAATTCCTCAGCAGCACGGAAGGCTCACCGCTACGCCGCGCCGGTTATGAGCGCTGGCTGCGCAACCTGGCTGTGGGCCTGGGCAATGCGCCGTCGAGCATTCCGGTGCTGGAAGCCTTGAAGGCGCGCCGCGATTACCCCTCGGACCTGGTGCGCGAACACGTGGAGTGGGCGCTTAACCAGCACGCTACGCGCTAG
- a CDS encoding NAD(P)H-hydrate dehydratase — MPQTKHAITDVQPLLHGHLPQLAARAPDAHKGQFGHLLVIGGDRGFGGAALLSAESALRSGAGMVSLATRPEHVPAALARLPEVMTVGVSSANQLMGLLEKISVIVIGPGLGAASWGKSLLSVAANASQPQVWDADALNQLATGGVSLPANSVITPHPGEAARLMDITTVEVQADRLKVARALSQKFNAVTILKGAGSLIASPDGRVSRCDQGHPAMATAGLGDVLSGLVGALLAQGMPAYEASCLAVWLHATAGDRQGTFGRGLAASDLIPAIRQLLEEQSPCLK, encoded by the coding sequence ATGCCGCAGACAAAACACGCAATAACCGACGTACAGCCCCTGTTGCACGGCCATTTGCCGCAACTCGCTGCGCGCGCCCCGGACGCCCATAAAGGCCAATTCGGCCACCTGTTGGTCATTGGCGGCGACCGAGGCTTTGGCGGCGCGGCACTGTTGAGTGCCGAAAGCGCCTTGCGCAGTGGCGCGGGCATGGTGTCCCTGGCGACCCGGCCTGAACACGTGCCGGCCGCACTGGCGCGCTTGCCGGAAGTCATGACCGTCGGCGTGAGTTCGGCCAACCAGTTGATGGGGCTGCTGGAAAAGATTTCAGTCATTGTCATCGGCCCGGGCCTGGGCGCTGCGTCCTGGGGTAAAAGCCTGTTGTCCGTCGCCGCCAATGCCTCGCAGCCGCAAGTCTGGGACGCAGATGCGTTGAATCAGTTGGCCACGGGCGGCGTAAGCCTTCCCGCTAACAGCGTGATTACGCCGCACCCTGGCGAGGCGGCGCGTTTGATGGACATCACGACAGTCGAGGTTCAGGCCGATCGCCTTAAGGTGGCGCGCGCGTTGAGCCAGAAATTCAATGCAGTGACTATTCTCAAGGGTGCTGGCAGTTTGATTGCTAGCCCGGACGGACGTGTTTCGCGATGTGACCAAGGCCACCCGGCGATGGCCACCGCCGGTTTGGGTGACGTCCTGAGTGGCTTGGTGGGCGCATTACTTGCCCAAGGCATGCCCGCTTATGAAGCCAGCTGCCTGGCCGTGTGGCTGCACGCCACGGCGGGGGATCGCCAGGGCACCTTTGGGCGCGGCTTGGCTGCCAGCGACCTGATACCTGCCATTCGTCAATTGCTGGAGGAGCAGTCGCCGTGTCTGAAGTAA
- the tsaE gene encoding tRNA (adenosine(37)-N6)-threonylcarbamoyltransferase complex ATPase subunit type 1 TsaE, which yields MSEVTLFLADEDAMVAFGNRIAQVTAGAGLIFLKGDLGAGKTTLSRGIIRGLGHAGAVKSPTFTLVEPYEIGDVRAFHFDLYRLVDPEELEYMGIRDYFDEDALCLIEWPDKGTGFLPKPDLTITITPHDHGRQLKLLPQSARGESWCAALALEFK from the coding sequence GTGTCTGAAGTAACCCTTTTCCTGGCGGATGAAGACGCCATGGTCGCGTTCGGCAATCGCATTGCCCAGGTTACGGCCGGTGCCGGGTTGATCTTTCTCAAGGGCGATTTGGGGGCCGGGAAAACCACACTGTCCCGCGGGATTATTCGTGGGTTGGGTCACGCCGGGGCGGTAAAAAGCCCTACGTTTACCTTGGTCGAACCTTACGAGATCGGTGATGTTCGCGCCTTCCACTTCGACCTGTATCGCCTGGTAGATCCCGAAGAACTGGAGTACATGGGCATCCGTGATTACTTTGACGAAGATGCGTTGTGCCTGATCGAGTGGCCAGATAAAGGCACAGGCTTTTTGCCAAAGCCGGACCTGACCATTACCATTACGCCGCACGATCACGGACGTCAGCTGAAGTTGTTGCCCCAGAGTGCGCGCGGTGAGTCGTGGTGCGCTGCTCTGGCATTGGAATTCAAATAA
- a CDS encoding N-acetylmuramoyl-L-alanine amidase, protein MRFRAMVAVVGVLLAAMTFNALAASQVKSVRLWRAPDNTRLVFDLSGPVQHSVFTLTAPDRLVIDINGATLAAPLKVSTANTPITSMRSAQRTPTDLRVVIDLKKAVTPKSFVLAPNAQYGNRLVVDLFDNAADAAPPPAPTPSVATVPAVPVNPSQPQVKLPPPPPAPAGKRDIIVVIDAGHGGEDPGASGSRGQHEKDVVLAIARELQRQVNGMKGYRAELTRTGDYFIPLRGRTEIARKKGADLFVSIHADAAPSAAAFGASVFALSDRGATSETARWLADSENRSDLIGGAGNVSLDDKDKMLAGVLLDLSMTASLTSSLNVGQKVLSNIGRVTSLHKQRVEQAGFMVLKSPDIPSILVETGFISNSNEASKLASAGHQQALARSISAGIRQFFQQNPPPGTYIAWLRDSGKIAQGPRDHRVQPGDTLAMLAVRFQVSAATLRSANNLKTDELKVGQVLTIPGTELAAQ, encoded by the coding sequence ATGCGCTTTCGCGCGATGGTTGCTGTCGTAGGGGTGTTGCTTGCGGCAATGACTTTCAATGCTCTGGCTGCTTCACAGGTGAAAAGTGTTCGCCTATGGCGAGCGCCGGATAACACGCGACTGGTGTTCGACCTGTCTGGCCCGGTCCAGCACAGCGTCTTTACCCTGACGGCGCCCGATCGCCTGGTGATCGACATCAATGGCGCGACCCTGGCCGCGCCGCTGAAAGTCTCCACCGCCAATACGCCGATTACGTCGATGCGCTCGGCTCAGCGCACGCCGACCGATCTGCGTGTGGTCATCGACCTGAAAAAGGCCGTGACCCCGAAAAGTTTTGTGCTGGCGCCGAACGCCCAATACGGCAATCGGCTGGTGGTCGACCTGTTCGACAACGCCGCCGATGCCGCACCGCCGCCTGCGCCAACCCCAAGTGTTGCGACCGTGCCGGCAGTGCCCGTCAACCCGTCGCAACCACAGGTCAAGCTGCCACCGCCGCCGCCAGCGCCTGCGGGCAAGCGCGACATTATCGTGGTGATCGACGCCGGCCACGGCGGTGAAGACCCGGGTGCCTCTGGCTCGCGCGGGCAGCACGAAAAAGACGTGGTACTGGCCATCGCTCGTGAACTGCAGCGTCAGGTCAATGGCATGAAAGGCTATCGCGCCGAGCTGACCCGTACCGGCGACTACTTCATTCCGTTGCGCGGCCGTACCGAAATCGCCCGCAAGAAGGGCGCTGACCTGTTTGTGTCGATCCATGCCGACGCCGCACCTTCGGCCGCCGCCTTTGGCGCTTCGGTGTTTGCCCTGTCGGACCGCGGTGCTACATCCGAAACTGCACGTTGGCTGGCCGACAGTGAAAACCGTTCCGACTTGATCGGCGGCGCCGGCAACGTGTCCCTCGATGACAAGGACAAAATGCTCGCCGGCGTACTGCTCGACCTGTCGATGACCGCTTCGCTGACGTCCAGCTTGAACGTCGGCCAGAAGGTTCTGAGCAACATTGGCCGCGTGACCTCGCTGCACAAACAGCGCGTGGAACAGGCGGGTTTCATGGTGTTGAAGTCGCCGGACATTCCATCGATCCTGGTGGAAACCGGGTTTATCTCCAACTCCAACGAAGCCTCGAAGTTGGCCAGTGCCGGCCACCAGCAGGCCCTGGCCCGCTCGATCAGTGCGGGTATTCGTCAGTTCTTCCAGCAGAACCCGCCACCGGGCACCTACATCGCCTGGCTGCGTGACTCCGGGAAAATCGCCCAGGGCCCGCGCGACCATCGCGTGCAGCCCGGTGACACCCTGGCCATGCTCGCCGTGCGTTTCCAGGTCTCGGCCGCGACCTTGCGCAGCGCCAATAACCTGAAAACCGATGAGTTGAAAGTCGGTCAGGTATTGACCATTCCTGGCACTGAATTGGCGGCGCAGTAA